The proteins below are encoded in one region of Microbacterium pygmaeum:
- a CDS encoding TetR/AcrR family transcriptional regulator: MSPYVSPLREAQAAQTRQRILDAAVKVFGDSGYSGTSLSLIAAAAGVSLETVKSHGPKAALLLASFDHAFSGAEGDGPLHARELGAQAAMLAPSELVPFLVDFVSAANARVARLWPRLVDAASGDPEVRSRLAVLQASRRDDMRAAIAMLRERGVCRSERADDELAAALSFLISPESHTQLVEEAAWTPRAYRAWILHAVERLILER; this comes from the coding sequence ATGTCTCCTTACGTTTCTCCGTTGCGCGAAGCGCAGGCCGCGCAGACTCGACAGCGCATCCTCGATGCAGCCGTGAAGGTCTTCGGCGACTCCGGCTATTCGGGGACCTCGCTCTCCCTGATCGCCGCAGCGGCAGGAGTGTCCCTCGAGACGGTCAAGAGTCACGGCCCCAAAGCGGCCCTCCTGCTCGCCAGCTTCGACCACGCCTTCTCCGGCGCCGAGGGCGACGGGCCCCTCCACGCGCGGGAGCTGGGAGCGCAGGCCGCGATGCTGGCGCCGTCTGAGCTCGTCCCATTCCTCGTCGACTTCGTCAGTGCCGCCAATGCGCGCGTCGCAAGACTCTGGCCGCGACTCGTGGACGCCGCTTCAGGTGACCCCGAGGTGAGATCGCGTCTCGCCGTCCTCCAGGCGAGCCGCCGCGACGACATGCGCGCCGCGATCGCGATGCTCCGCGAGCGAGGCGTGTGCCGCAGCGAGCGTGCGGACGACGAGCTCGCCGCCGCGCTCTCGTTCCTCATCTCGCCCGAAAGCCATACTCAGCTCGTGGAGGAGGCCGCATGGACACCGCGTGCGTACCGCGCCTGGATCCTCCATGCCGTCGAACGTCTGATCCTCGAGCGCTGA